The following proteins are co-located in the Polystyrenella longa genome:
- the cyoE gene encoding heme o synthase — MSSTSTTTYPDINTQAVARREVLLAYWELSKPRIATMGLIAVAIGYAMGYQNSWSWLNLFETLLGIGAVAISSSALNQYIERHSDCLMERTANRPLPAGRLTSRQVLTFAIGLGVAGVTYLALRVNLLTAALSLFTLVTYTLIYTPLKRKTALCTTIGAVPGALPPLLGWTAVRGSVDMEAIVLFGILFLWQFPHFLAIVWIYRDQYREAGLKMVPFNKPIPKVVGYIAVGNAVALIPFSLLPRQLEMTGDGYFWAALVLGLGYLFCSVYFLRDETVERARKLVWTSLIYLPLLLTIMLWDHLHMVP; from the coding sequence ATGAGTTCGACTTCAACAACAACCTATCCTGATATCAATACACAAGCCGTCGCACGGAGAGAAGTTCTATTAGCCTATTGGGAACTGTCCAAACCACGCATCGCCACGATGGGGCTGATTGCCGTGGCCATTGGTTACGCAATGGGGTATCAGAATTCCTGGAGCTGGCTCAACCTGTTTGAAACGCTTCTAGGGATTGGAGCTGTTGCGATCAGTAGTAGCGCCTTGAATCAGTACATTGAACGACATAGCGATTGCCTGATGGAACGAACGGCCAATCGTCCGTTACCCGCAGGTCGATTGACGTCTCGGCAGGTGCTGACATTCGCGATTGGATTGGGAGTGGCGGGAGTCACCTATCTTGCTCTTCGCGTTAACCTGTTAACAGCCGCGCTATCACTGTTCACGCTCGTGACCTACACCTTGATCTACACACCCTTGAAACGCAAAACAGCCCTGTGCACCACCATCGGCGCCGTCCCCGGCGCCTTGCCTCCTTTATTGGGTTGGACGGCGGTACGGGGCAGTGTCGACATGGAAGCGATTGTGTTGTTTGGAATTCTGTTCCTGTGGCAGTTCCCTCACTTCCTGGCAATCGTCTGGATTTACCGCGATCAATACCGCGAAGCAGGCCTCAAAATGGTCCCCTTCAATAAACCGATTCCTAAAGTTGTGGGATATATCGCCGTGGGCAATGCAGTAGCTCTGATACCGTTCAGTCTGCTGCCAAGACAACTGGAAATGACGGGCGATGGTTATTTCTGGGCCGCGTTAGTGCTCGGTCTGGGTTATCTGTTCTGCTCTGTTTATTTTCTGCGGGACGAAACGGTTGAACGGGCTCGTAAGCTGGTGTGGACCTCGCTCATTTATCTGCCCCTGCTATTGACCATTATGCTGTGGGATCACTTGCACATGGTTCCGTAA
- a CDS encoding cytochrome c oxidase subunit 3 codes for MGQTTSNTPRKMGLPITNAKLGMWLFLGTEIMFFTAFIGSYIVLRIGSVDATGHSAWPDPSVVHINAAAGAINTFVLLFSSFLVVMAHNAMGNKQYGKARMLLVGTFLCACIFLGIKGVEYQGKFEHGILPGQIPETSEQAIVKSTDDLKTIMNKEINRLASEGENDLEKKTLLQTEETELKANDPDSARLKEVQAALALSIAYNEINEARRAGQLDLQKLEGRVDELKANDKFGSLLTHWHVHKPILYGNIFASTYFLMTGFHAIHVVVGMILFAIVICSRLGDRWSDYVENSGLYWHFVDLVWIFLFPLIYLIPATS; via the coding sequence ATGGGACAAACAACTTCAAATACTCCCCGGAAGATGGGACTGCCGATCACCAATGCCAAACTGGGCATGTGGTTGTTTCTCGGTACGGAGATCATGTTCTTCACGGCCTTTATCGGAAGCTACATAGTACTGCGAATTGGTTCTGTCGATGCGACGGGCCATTCCGCCTGGCCCGATCCGAGCGTCGTCCATATCAACGCGGCTGCGGGGGCGATTAATACGTTCGTGTTGCTCTTCTCCAGCTTTCTGGTTGTCATGGCCCACAACGCGATGGGAAACAAGCAGTATGGTAAAGCGCGGATGCTTCTCGTAGGCACGTTTCTATGTGCCTGCATTTTCCTCGGAATTAAAGGGGTCGAGTACCAGGGCAAATTTGAACATGGAATTCTACCCGGGCAAATTCCGGAGACTTCCGAACAGGCGATTGTAAAATCGACGGACGACCTCAAGACGATCATGAATAAAGAGATCAATCGGTTAGCGTCCGAGGGAGAGAACGATCTTGAAAAGAAAACGCTTTTGCAAACCGAAGAAACGGAACTGAAAGCGAATGATCCCGATTCTGCCCGACTCAAAGAGGTTCAAGCCGCTCTTGCATTAAGTATCGCCTATAATGAAATTAATGAAGCCCGCCGCGCAGGACAACTTGATTTACAAAAACTCGAAGGGCGCGTGGACGAGTTGAAAGCAAACGACAAGTTCGGAAGTTTGCTCACGCATTGGCATGTTCATAAACCAATTCTCTACGGTAACATTTTCGCGTCGACTTACTTCCTGATGACTGGATTCCATGCGATTCACGTGGTGGTCGGGATGATTCTGTTCGCGATCGTGATTTGTTCCCGATTGGGTGATCGTTGGTCTGACTACGTCGAGAACAGTGGTCTGTACTGGCACTTTGTGGACCTGGTCTGGATTTTCCTCTTCCCTTTGATTTACCTCATTCCAGCAACCAGTTAA
- a CDS encoding cytochrome C oxidase subunit IV family protein → MSDVEHSETYEPHGSSKTYFVVFILLCICTGVSWLVDEMHINNLVLLVVTVLAIASLKASFVLLYFMHLKFEKNWKYALLLPTTILAIGLPMTLLPDIGLHYYTNVNPQSLTTVKEATSETATSTVEEETSPAALEPENKEQ, encoded by the coding sequence ATGAGCGATGTTGAACACTCAGAAACCTATGAGCCTCATGGAAGCTCGAAGACGTATTTTGTCGTCTTCATCCTGTTATGTATCTGCACCGGCGTGTCCTGGTTGGTTGACGAGATGCACATCAATAATCTCGTCCTGCTGGTGGTGACTGTACTGGCGATTGCTTCCCTTAAAGCGAGCTTCGTGTTGCTGTACTTCATGCATCTCAAGTTTGAAAAGAACTGGAAGTACGCTTTGTTGCTGCCAACCACGATTCTGGCAATCGGCTTGCCGATGACGTTGCTACCTGATATTGGCCTGCATTATTACACCAACGTCAATCCGCAATCGCTCACGACAGTGAAAGAAGCGACCAGCGAAACGGCGACCAGTACTGTTGAAGAAGAAACCTCGCCCGCTGCTCTCGAGCCCGAAAACAAAGAACAGTAG
- a CDS encoding ABC transporter ATP-binding protein: MIEVRELTHFYGSHCALKFVSLTVASGSILGILGPNGSGKTTLFRILSTLYPVQQGEIVLDGTSLVDDPAAIRHKIGVTFQAPSLDPRLTVEENLRYQGYLYGLSGRALRSRIEELMQRLKLSDRLRDRVQSLSGGMQRRVEIAKGLLHDPQILILDEPSTGLDPGARIDLWAYLQRLRDESGMTILVTTHLMEEAERCDQLAILDKGEVAATGSPEHLRRSLGGDCLTIQTEEPQRLQQRIKDDFDLQFQLIGESLRLEAPEGHELLRNLVDAYTTEIQSVSLGKPTLEDVFIARTGHQFWGEVVEG; the protein is encoded by the coding sequence GTGATTGAAGTCCGTGAACTCACTCATTTCTACGGTTCTCATTGCGCCCTCAAGTTTGTTTCGTTGACGGTTGCCTCCGGCTCCATTCTCGGGATTCTTGGCCCGAACGGGAGTGGTAAAACAACGCTCTTTCGTATCCTCAGTACGCTCTACCCGGTGCAGCAGGGAGAAATCGTTCTCGACGGAACCTCGCTTGTCGACGACCCGGCGGCCATCCGGCACAAGATCGGTGTTACCTTTCAGGCCCCCAGCCTTGATCCCCGTTTAACGGTGGAGGAGAACCTCCGCTATCAAGGGTACTTGTACGGTCTCTCCGGTCGCGCTTTGCGAAGCCGGATCGAAGAACTGATGCAAAGGCTGAAACTGTCTGACCGCCTGCGAGATCGAGTGCAGTCGCTATCGGGCGGGATGCAGCGACGGGTGGAGATTGCCAAGGGGCTGTTACACGATCCGCAGATACTCATTCTGGATGAACCAAGTACCGGTCTCGATCCGGGGGCACGTATTGACCTTTGGGCTTACCTGCAACGGCTGCGAGATGAGTCGGGAATGACCATTCTGGTGACGACACATTTGATGGAAGAAGCGGAGCGGTGTGATCAGCTTGCGATTCTGGATAAGGGCGAGGTTGCCGCGACCGGTTCACCAGAACATCTTCGCCGTTCTCTGGGCGGGGACTGCCTGACCATCCAAACAGAAGAACCTCAGCGGCTGCAACAACGAATCAAAGATGATTTTGATCTACAGTTCCAACTGATCGGCGAAAGCCTGCGATTGGAAGCCCCGGAGGGTCACGAGTTGTTGCGTAATCTAGTGGATGCTTATACGACAGAGATTCAATCGGTCTCACTCGGCAAACCGACATTGGAGGATGTCTTCATCGCTCGTACCGGGCACCAATTCTGGGGAGAGGTGGTCGAAGGATGA
- a CDS encoding ABC transporter permease, with amino-acid sequence MTGTIQVHPDTPTGKKPSGAISAAGLAIWALAARELVRFFRQRTRVVGALGQPLIFWILFGAGLHGSFQAPDWAPEGMTYQEYFFPGVVVLIILFTAIFSTISLIEDRREGFLQGVLVAPVPRFSIVLGKLAGGTILALIQAALFLAIGPMLSMVGLAPAMQVAWSLETALAAGFFLTLVAFALTSLGYVIAWPMESTQGFHAIMSVFLMPMWLLSGAFFPIPESGWLAWVMRCNPLTYGVAGLRQLMYSEAELQTAAAIPSIWMCAGIMLFFGLVCTAIAVWMTGRRKAADQR; translated from the coding sequence ATGACAGGAACAATTCAAGTCCACCCCGACACGCCAACTGGGAAAAAACCATCAGGGGCAATCTCTGCGGCCGGTCTCGCGATCTGGGCGTTGGCTGCACGGGAACTGGTTCGATTCTTTCGGCAACGCACGCGAGTCGTCGGAGCGTTGGGGCAACCTTTGATCTTCTGGATCTTATTTGGAGCAGGGCTGCATGGTTCCTTTCAAGCTCCTGACTGGGCTCCGGAAGGGATGACGTATCAGGAATATTTCTTTCCAGGTGTCGTCGTATTAATCATTCTGTTCACCGCGATCTTTTCAACCATTTCTCTGATTGAAGATCGGCGAGAAGGATTTCTTCAAGGAGTGCTGGTAGCACCGGTTCCGCGGTTCTCCATCGTTCTAGGTAAGCTGGCCGGGGGAACGATTCTCGCTCTAATTCAAGCGGCCCTGTTTCTGGCGATTGGTCCAATGCTGTCGATGGTTGGCTTAGCGCCTGCCATGCAAGTGGCCTGGAGTTTGGAAACGGCATTGGCCGCCGGTTTCTTTCTGACATTGGTTGCCTTCGCGCTCACATCGCTGGGGTACGTAATTGCCTGGCCGATGGAATCGACGCAGGGGTTCCATGCGATCATGTCTGTGTTCCTGATGCCGATGTGGTTACTTTCGGGAGCATTCTTTCCCATACCGGAATCGGGATGGCTCGCCTGGGTGATGCGGTGTAACCCATTAACGTATGGCGTCGCTGGCTTGAGACAACTGATGTATTCCGAAGCCGAGTTGCAGACAGCCGCAGCGATTCCTTCCATCTGGATGTGTGCCGGAATTATGCTGTTCTTCGGTTTGGTGTGCACGGCAATTGCCGTCTGGATGACGGGACGCCGAAAGGCGGCTGACCAACGGTAA
- a CDS encoding SCO family protein, producing MFRRPFFWVGAILWVVVLVVGYRMMTGAGKNPVEIGVPPESVEGTLVPTDDVTSEAVEASPWPAEGLPEFSLTAHTGETVTKESLMGQPWLVDFIFTRCTGPCPKLTARMSLMQEELSDTNVKLITITVDPEFDDVEKMKRYAMVYGAEDDRWLMLTGGYEEIYDLIEKGFQMPVQEIEGADEGSKFLHTTNILFVDENGVVQEKVNGLIDSEVVSLRRKLVKKYGDITDDSTTEDDEKIPPAADGN from the coding sequence ATGTTTCGCAGACCCTTCTTCTGGGTGGGAGCCATTTTATGGGTTGTCGTTCTTGTCGTTGGTTATCGCATGATGACCGGTGCGGGGAAAAATCCGGTTGAGATTGGTGTACCGCCGGAGTCGGTAGAAGGCACACTTGTTCCGACTGACGATGTAACATCCGAAGCGGTCGAAGCCAGCCCATGGCCAGCCGAGGGATTACCCGAGTTCAGCCTGACCGCCCATACCGGAGAAACAGTTACGAAAGAGTCTCTAATGGGCCAACCATGGCTGGTGGATTTCATTTTCACGCGTTGTACCGGCCCCTGTCCGAAGTTAACTGCCCGTATGTCTTTAATGCAGGAAGAATTGAGCGACACGAATGTGAAGCTGATCACGATCACAGTCGATCCCGAATTCGACGATGTTGAGAAGATGAAACGATATGCGATGGTCTATGGTGCCGAGGATGATCGCTGGTTAATGCTTACGGGAGGCTATGAAGAAATCTATGACCTGATCGAAAAAGGATTTCAAATGCCGGTTCAGGAAATTGAAGGAGCGGACGAAGGAAGCAAGTTTCTGCATACGACCAACATTCTCTTCGTAGATGAAAATGGAGTCGTGCAGGAAAAAGTGAACGGCTTAATTGACAGTGAAGTGGTCTCACTTCGCCGAAAACTCGTTAAGAAATATGGAGATATAACGGACGACTCTACGACAGAAGACGACGAAAAAATCCCGCCAGCAGCTGATGGAAACTGA
- a CDS encoding HesA/MoeB/ThiF family protein, whose translation MNLLDLQPDSIFMVTPQSLTAEEQATYEWQLWVPDFGEAGQEKLKGATVCVSRCGGLGSVVAYELAAAGVGKLVLAHAGNVKPSDLNRQLLMTHDWLGKPRIESVERRLKELNPRLEIEAHAENLSEENADRILGDVDLIVDCAPLFNERFAMNRVAVERKIPLVECAMYDLESQITTIQPGVTPCLRCLYPGDPPVWRREFPVFGAVSGSVGCIAAMEAIKVLAGFGEPLFSQMLMYDLRDMTFHKRKIQRRLDCESCASLF comes from the coding sequence TTGAACCTTCTCGACTTGCAACCGGACTCGATCTTCATGGTGACTCCTCAATCTCTCACGGCCGAAGAACAAGCGACATACGAATGGCAACTCTGGGTCCCGGACTTCGGTGAAGCGGGACAGGAAAAGCTGAAAGGGGCGACAGTCTGTGTCTCGCGCTGCGGTGGACTTGGTTCCGTCGTGGCCTATGAACTGGCCGCAGCTGGCGTGGGAAAACTGGTGCTCGCCCACGCGGGCAATGTGAAGCCAAGTGACCTTAACCGTCAACTACTGATGACACACGACTGGTTGGGCAAACCCCGCATTGAATCGGTGGAACGGCGTCTGAAAGAGTTGAATCCGCGTCTTGAAATTGAAGCGCACGCAGAAAATCTGAGCGAAGAAAACGCGGATCGGATTCTCGGCGACGTCGACTTGATTGTCGATTGCGCTCCCTTGTTCAATGAGCGGTTCGCGATGAATCGTGTCGCTGTCGAACGGAAGATTCCGCTCGTCGAATGTGCCATGTACGATCTGGAATCGCAGATCACGACGATTCAACCCGGGGTGACTCCCTGCCTGAGGTGTCTCTATCCGGGCGATCCGCCGGTGTGGCGACGGGAATTCCCTGTCTTCGGTGCGGTATCCGGTAGCGTTGGCTGTATCGCGGCGATGGAAGCGATTAAAGTTCTGGCCGGATTCGGAGAGCCTCTATTCTCTCAGATGTTAATGTATGATCTCCGGGATATGACGTTTCATAAACGGAAAATCCAACGACGGCTCGATTGTGAATCCTGCGCATCGCTGTTCTGA
- a CDS encoding mechanosensitive ion channel family protein: MHLQINQSRFYGIVHLLLFLSLFAGISSSAVFANFQESADDDAVIVTEEEKEIDTPDKVEVNPVAIDEDISGRLQRIYNASGWFESVEVETDEGIVILKGIADSDPHREWAERVAQRTSDVVAVVNQLKVQGRPIWDIQPAIVQLKQLGRDFVHLLPLLIVGVMVIILAYVIAKLTARLSRRLTARRIDSQLIQQVVGSIVGVLIMLIGIYIALKVSGLSRLAVTVLGGTGLIGLAIGFAFRDIAENYLASVLISLNRPFNVGDLIELEGHEGFVRRVTTRGTLLLTVEGNHVQIPNSTVYKSIVINYSSSPRIRKEFVIGIGYDDSVTKAQQAILRVLTGHETVLEDPAPLVLVESLGASTVNLNVSFWLDGERFDAPSVCSALMRQTKTALTEAKISMPDEAREVVFPNGVPVVMVKESHSKESAAELSQEEATKTGKPDAASLCIDEADKAASTDAEGDLRNTNETIQRHAKEVENDTEENLIS, encoded by the coding sequence ATGCATCTGCAAATCAACCAGTCTCGATTTTATGGTATCGTTCATCTCTTACTCTTCCTAAGTCTCTTCGCCGGCATCTCCTCATCCGCTGTCTTCGCTAATTTCCAGGAGTCCGCAGACGACGATGCCGTGATCGTTACCGAAGAGGAAAAGGAGATCGACACTCCTGATAAGGTCGAAGTGAACCCGGTCGCGATTGACGAAGACATTTCCGGTCGACTGCAACGAATCTATAACGCCTCAGGGTGGTTCGAGTCGGTAGAGGTCGAGACGGATGAAGGCATTGTCATCCTGAAAGGTATCGCTGACAGTGACCCTCATCGAGAATGGGCCGAACGTGTTGCGCAACGGACATCTGACGTCGTTGCTGTGGTCAACCAACTGAAAGTCCAAGGTCGACCGATCTGGGATATCCAACCGGCGATTGTCCAACTGAAGCAACTCGGGCGAGACTTTGTGCATTTACTCCCCCTGCTGATCGTAGGCGTGATGGTCATCATTCTCGCTTATGTCATCGCCAAGTTGACTGCCCGACTATCCAGACGTCTCACCGCCCGACGCATCGACAGTCAATTGATCCAGCAGGTTGTGGGTAGCATCGTTGGAGTGCTGATCATGTTGATTGGTATCTACATCGCTCTGAAAGTGTCCGGACTAAGCCGTCTGGCGGTGACCGTTCTGGGAGGAACGGGATTGATTGGTCTGGCGATCGGGTTTGCCTTTCGTGACATTGCTGAAAACTATCTGGCGAGTGTGTTAATCAGTCTGAACCGGCCTTTTAATGTGGGCGACCTGATTGAACTGGAAGGACATGAAGGGTTCGTCCGCCGCGTCACCACCCGGGGAACATTACTGCTAACGGTTGAGGGAAACCACGTTCAGATTCCAAACAGTACCGTCTACAAATCGATCGTAATCAATTATTCCTCGTCCCCTCGTATTCGTAAGGAATTTGTGATTGGAATTGGTTACGACGATTCTGTTACCAAGGCTCAACAGGCAATCTTGAGAGTTCTGACCGGACACGAAACGGTTCTCGAAGACCCCGCTCCGCTGGTGTTAGTGGAATCACTCGGTGCTTCGACAGTTAATCTGAATGTCAGTTTTTGGCTCGACGGCGAACGGTTCGACGCTCCCTCGGTGTGTAGCGCCTTAATGCGGCAGACCAAGACAGCACTGACCGAAGCGAAGATCAGCATGCCCGACGAAGCGCGGGAAGTGGTCTTCCCCAACGGAGTTCCCGTCGTGATGGTAAAAGAGTCTCACAGCAAGGAATCAGCGGCAGAATTGAGCCAGGAAGAAGCCACGAAGACAGGCAAGCCGGATGCGGCTTCTCTTTGCATCGACGAAGCGGACAAAGCGGCCTCCACCGACGCAGAAGGCGATCTCCGGAACACCAATGAAACGATTCAACGTCATGCGAAAGAAGTTGAGAACGACACTGAAGAAAACTTAATCAGCTGA
- a CDS encoding DUF1570 domain-containing protein → MAVTSLCFLFSIRFRALSIDMTSLMQIGNSVLIALMRALFLMACLLLGPNMVQAAGDWIEICEGDAFICRSEVKVGQTELPAMLKILRSEIEQKLGLESSDELLELYLFRNRRNFVEYVSQRIPEGASRQALYVKGEDRSRIYIYNHLAVRDDIRHECTHAILHHSLPYLPLWMDEGLAEYFEVEHQMRSTGNSHLGEMRFSMFFRHKPNMRELEQLNSLTEMDKSDYRDSWAWIHFLIHESEESRQLLLEYLKEIREGEPPGPFSVILYRAMPNADERLKRHIKSWK, encoded by the coding sequence GTGGCTGTCACAAGTCTCTGTTTCCTGTTCTCAATCCGATTCCGCGCTCTCTCGATTGATATGACTTCTCTGATGCAGATTGGCAACTCCGTTTTGATCGCCCTGATGCGTGCTCTGTTTCTAATGGCCTGTTTACTACTTGGTCCAAACATGGTTCAAGCAGCCGGCGATTGGATTGAGATCTGTGAAGGAGATGCCTTCATCTGTCGTTCTGAAGTCAAGGTAGGTCAAACTGAACTACCGGCGATGTTAAAGATCTTGCGAAGTGAAATCGAGCAGAAGTTAGGTCTGGAAAGCAGTGACGAGTTGCTGGAACTGTATTTGTTTCGGAATCGTCGCAACTTTGTGGAGTATGTCTCCCAGCGGATTCCGGAAGGAGCTTCCCGGCAGGCTCTGTATGTTAAAGGAGAAGATCGGTCACGAATTTACATCTATAACCATCTGGCAGTTCGAGATGATATTCGGCATGAATGTACGCATGCCATTTTACATCATTCTCTACCGTATCTGCCGTTGTGGATGGATGAAGGTCTGGCTGAATATTTTGAGGTGGAACACCAGATGCGATCGACAGGGAATTCGCACCTGGGAGAGATGCGGTTTTCCATGTTCTTTCGGCATAAACCAAACATGCGAGAACTGGAGCAACTTAATTCACTTACGGAAATGGATAAAAGTGATTACCGAGATTCCTGGGCATGGATTCATTTTTTGATTCACGAATCCGAGGAATCCCGGCAATTACTTTTAGAATACCTGAAGGAAATTCGAGAGGGAGAACCTCCGGGACCTTTCAGCGTGATTCTGTATCGGGCGATGCCCAATGCAGATGAAAGATTAAAACGACACATTAAAAGCTGGAAGTAA
- a CDS encoding carboxypeptidase regulatory-like domain-containing protein, protein MKGLRFLKEAAYGLACLGLLVPQAGVSAATPKQEVKAERFMNGPTAVDVVLGKDGTVIGKVVDGQGKLVEGAAVTITKGEKEVVKTVSNAKGLFGARNMTAGTYKITAGQGSRQFRLWSAQTAPPKAMAKAILVSDNQIVRGQPVMGGIDIITGVLLATTITGTTFAIINNNDINDLEDNMDAQNAALNGRIDDLENQLEEIEAIVTN, encoded by the coding sequence ATGAAGGGATTACGTTTCCTAAAGGAAGCGGCCTATGGTCTGGCTTGTCTGGGACTACTCGTTCCACAAGCTGGCGTGTCGGCAGCGACCCCCAAACAGGAAGTCAAAGCCGAACGATTCATGAATGGCCCAACCGCCGTTGATGTTGTGCTTGGCAAAGATGGAACTGTGATTGGGAAAGTTGTTGACGGACAAGGTAAACTTGTTGAAGGTGCTGCTGTAACGATCACCAAAGGCGAAAAAGAAGTGGTGAAAACCGTTTCTAACGCTAAAGGCCTGTTCGGTGCTCGCAACATGACTGCCGGTACTTACAAAATTACCGCTGGTCAGGGAAGCCGTCAGTTCCGCCTCTGGTCTGCACAGACTGCACCTCCAAAAGCAATGGCTAAAGCCATTCTTGTCAGTGATAACCAAATCGTTCGTGGCCAGCCGGTCATGGGCGGAATCGACATCATTACTGGTGTTCTGTTGGCAACGACGATCACGGGAACAACTTTCGCGATCATCAATAACAACGACATCAACGATCTCGAAGACAACATGGACGCTCAGAATGCTGCTTTGAACGGCCGTATTGATGATTTGGAAAACCAGTTGGAAGAAATTGAAGCCATCGTGACGAACTAA
- a CDS encoding right-handed parallel beta-helix repeat-containing protein: MRTSLLFLLSGIFILSTSSSMIQAEDLLPGSRPVIEARNYKSLQAAIDALPEEGGLVQLPPGKFEIIEPLRLTRGEVTIQGVGAASWIHNTNQEGKPAFVIERADKKKVPSKERLWRVMLSNFRITGTEKSGHGIEANWIQELFLQGVTVSEHGGDGLHLYFCEEDARISDCLITYNKQNGIFGEGLHDTVVSANHFEENQDALRFIDGYNLCMTGNNIDDHLRHGVIVENTYGSVISGNMIEECMQGTGVILDRDCYGITVSSNVIAHNGIGVDLKDAHGCAVSANTFTVNLEDGLKIGPDSGRITVTGNSFGNDYQGDGQYRRRKNDLKTGGIVLEGTSNNVISGNQFSAKSAKAITVSGEENRQNLISNNLFTAIESEHAKSSESLLENNLSTDGEKPLE, from the coding sequence TTGCGTACCTCCCTTCTGTTTTTACTCTCCGGTATTTTTATCCTGAGTACGTCTTCCTCGATGATTCAGGCGGAGGATTTGCTGCCGGGAAGTCGACCGGTGATTGAAGCTCGGAACTATAAATCGTTACAAGCGGCGATCGATGCCCTGCCTGAAGAAGGGGGACTGGTCCAATTACCGCCTGGTAAGTTTGAGATTATCGAACCTTTGAGGCTGACCCGTGGCGAAGTGACCATCCAAGGTGTCGGTGCGGCGAGTTGGATCCATAACACGAATCAGGAGGGCAAACCGGCATTCGTTATCGAACGAGCGGACAAGAAAAAAGTTCCCTCGAAAGAGCGATTGTGGCGAGTGATGCTCAGCAATTTTAGAATTACCGGAACCGAAAAATCCGGGCATGGAATTGAAGCGAACTGGATTCAGGAACTGTTCCTGCAGGGAGTCACTGTCAGCGAACATGGTGGAGATGGTCTCCATCTATATTTCTGCGAAGAGGACGCCCGCATTTCCGATTGTCTGATAACCTATAACAAACAGAATGGAATTTTCGGCGAGGGGCTCCACGACACCGTCGTCTCCGCCAATCATTTCGAAGAGAACCAGGATGCACTTCGCTTTATCGATGGCTACAACCTGTGCATGACGGGGAACAATATCGATGACCATCTGCGTCATGGCGTGATCGTGGAGAACACCTATGGCTCGGTGATCTCCGGCAACATGATCGAAGAATGTATGCAGGGAACCGGAGTCATACTGGATCGCGATTGTTACGGCATTACGGTCAGTTCGAACGTGATTGCTCACAACGGTATCGGGGTCGATCTGAAAGACGCGCATGGTTGTGCGGTGTCGGCGAATACCTTTACGGTAAATCTGGAGGATGGACTGAAGATTGGTCCGGACAGTGGACGGATCACGGTGACGGGGAACAGTTTTGGAAATGACTACCAGGGCGACGGCCAGTATCGTCGACGTAAGAACGATTTGAAGACCGGAGGGATTGTTTTGGAAGGGACGTCGAACAATGTCATCTCCGGCAATCAGTTCTCTGCCAAATCAGCAAAAGCGATTACCGTATCAGGCGAAGAAAACCGACAGAACCTCATCAGCAATAATCTGTTTACCGCCATCGAAAGCGAACATGCGAAGTCGTCCGAATCGTTACTGGAAAACAATCTGTCGACCGACGGAGAGAAACCTCTGGAATAA